The genomic interval GCCGATAAGGCAAAAGGTTTTGGCATTGAAATCGAAGAAGCTAGTGTCCTGACATCGTCCTTCTCGTGTGCCAATTTCCTGGCCGTCAAAAAGTTCCAGAAGAAGGCTTTTGTCATGGGCGAGAAAGGAGTGCATGCTGAGCTGGAGAAACTTGGCATTTGCTCTCTGAAAGTGTCCGAAAAGCTGGAGAAGACCATGCACGAGTTCGTCACTGAGTTGGAACTGGATCCCGATGTGGGAGCTGTGATTGTGGGTCGCGATGAGGGCTTCAACATGGCCAAGTTGGTGCGAACCGGCAGCTATCTGCTGAATCCAGATATTATCTTTCTGGGCACCTGTTTGGATGCCGCCTATCCCATCGGCAACAACCGGGTGATGGTGGGCGCCGGTGCCACCTTGGCGGCCATGAAAGCCTTCACCGGAAGGTCGCCGTTGGTGCTGGGAAAACCCAATCCCTGGATGGCCACTACGCTGATGCAGTCCGGGGCCATAAAGCCGGAAACCACACTAATGGTGGGCGATACGTAagtgtaaatttaattactaatttcctttttcctttctttAATTCTTATTTTCTTGCAGTCTGCAGACGGATATCCACTTCTCTGCCAACTGTGGCTTCCAATCCCTGATGGTCGGCAGCGGTGTGAATACCCCGAAGGAAGTGCAGCAGATCATCGAGGAGGGTGACCCCAAAAAGAAGGTCCTGGTGCCGGATACCTACCTTCCCAGCCTGGGCCACTTGCTGGAGTTCCTCTGCTAGACCGCatacaaattgtaaattatcATTGCCTAGCAGATTCTGCATAAAATCAATACCACAAAAGCGGCCTGTCTTCAATGTCACCCACAAATCTGGGcccttttctttccttttggCCGGGTATTTCGGGTATTTCGGTCCCTTGTCAAAAGTCGAACACTTGCAGTCCCCAAAAAGCAACAAGACAAATGCTAAACTGAATATATCCACGGTGTGTTCGACACttcatcgccatcaccatcgtcatcgtcgACGTGGTCGACAGATGCGGTctgtgctgctgctcctcaacactcgaaaaaaaacttGTCAGTATATGCACTGAAGTATATGGAAAAAAGTAGTTTACAAACCAGTTCTATACGCCTAAAGTGTTCTAAAATATAACgaatcaaatattttacactcagataagaaataaataataataataaataagaaataaccAGATTACTTAGCATTACATTTgactaattattttttttgagtgcaccTTTTTGAAGCTGGCAGTCTGAATGGCTGCCATGGACACGCCCCCTCTGGTGTGTTTAAAACGCTTTTCGTCGCCAGACATTTGCTGGAGccacatataaaatatatgggCCACAAAACGTGTGGCATACTTAGCGGCGTCGCAAAGTGTCCTATTGTCCTTTTTTTCTTCGTCCTTTTGGCGGGGGCAGCTGTAGGTGTCAGTTCAGCATGTTTCCAAGTTATTGAATGTCACAATTGGTAAATATTGTCTATTTTTATTCGtctatttgtgtgttttcagCTGTTCTTTATGATTCAATGGGGAAATAATGTGTAGCTCATGTCGACTGTGTTTAagttttatataatattattaagcTGAGTTTCTTGGAACTGCTTTGTTTATTGGATTGAAACTATATTtagattaaaataatttcatctAAGCATCTGAGGGAAACTAAAAGCACGATATGGACGCTCTAGGAGTTTTGTCAAGGTGTCATTGCTATTGTTATATATTGTTAGTTATAAGTAAAGTCAATTAAGCAATAAATCAACTTTGTACTTAAAGTGAGTATATATTTGTCATATAAAATAAGTCGTTATTTTCCCCTGGGAATGCCTATACATTCTACCATTCAGTCTTAATAGGGGACTACTTTATATTCGATTTTTCCTTGTCCTAGCTGCCATGGTCAATTCCAAATGTTGAGCCTTGTTTACAGAGAACTGTTTGCTTTCTGCCTGTGACATCTGCCCATCCAATTGTCAACTAACCATTGAAGCAATGGCACTGCGTTGCCCAGTAATTGAGGGCGGTTCAAAGCTAATTATGCGAGTGTTTCAGGAAATGGAGGCATACAGATGCACTGCTAGAAACACAGCCTTAGACTAAGggaatattttatatttaaagcaaaCTAGGAAGCATTTAAGCATATTAAAGGAGGTCCAAAGTTAAGTCCTCAGTACTGCGGATGTTTTCTTCAGTAGTGTGTAGTGTGCGTGGACTGGGTGAAAAAGTTAGAAGTGAAGCGAAATTTCCACTTGGCACTTGCGTTCAGATCCCGGGTGTGGATAGCTGTCAGGACGCCTCCGGCTCCCCACGTCATTGTCATTCCGGCGGATAAAGTGGGGCCTGGGGAATTTAGTTGTGTATTAGATGGCGAACAAGTGCCCCTTGTTACGCGGCATCACGATGCTCGATGTTTGgcattgtttgccattgtctCCGACTTTCGTCCTGCCGTCTATGTCGTCCTTTCGCCAGGCGAGAAAGTAGTGCGAAGTTTGTGAACTTGGAATTCCGGCGAATCACATGGccaacattaattaaaattttgacGCTGCACAGCTTCGATGTTTCGGACAAAAGACGGCTAATTAATTAGCAAACAGCGCGACAGGGTCAACACTTTGTCATCGATGCCACTCGTCTCGCAAAAAGCCAGAAAATCAGAAAACTGTTTGTCGTTTGTCAAAGCCTCAGTCCAAGGACCATCGCCACTTGAAGCCCGAATAATGATAATCCCAAGCAGCATCAAAAACGCATCAAACTGTTAGGGCGACACCGCCACCGACACACGACAAAGTCATCAGCAGAAATATTTACTCGGGGTCGCCGGGGCCATGGTGTTGACATTATCCGCAGCTGATTTATTATCGCCCAGCGTGCTGACACTTCAGTGCTGGCAGAAACAATAGAGTTGCCTCGAcgcctttgtttttggcacCCACAAAAGGATCCAAATCTGTAAGCCCGCGGCATTAAAGTATTTCATGAGTTTTGCCAACTCCTGCAGACACTCATACCTCTAATTATGTGCTTACCTTGGAAGTTCTCAGATAAAAACGATTTGAAATATTAACCACTCTGATTCAAATTTCTGCTTTAAATACATAGCGTTCTGTAAATATTTCGTAAAAAGAGTACTTTGGGTTGATGAAATCACAGTGCCTGGCTGATATGAGCAATTAAAGTTATTTGCCAATTCAACTGGTTATTTTTCTCAATTATTTGGCTCCCAGTGCAGTGCTTTGTATATCATTTGGGGATATTAAAACCATATATTAGCAGCAGAACACGAATATGTGTATGCCAGTTCCAGGAAACATGCAATAATATTCACTTTAAATGAGTTGTGCTTTTGTTGGCACCCCGTGTTCCAATTATTTGCCGCTATCTCGGATCGGTTTATATCCCCATTATTAGGTTGGGGCTCACGTGCGGACTGTAATTCACTACGGCGGGTTGGCACCTGGGCAAGTCGACCTTGCCATCCCAATCCCTATACCATCCCATTCCACCCCctctgtgcgtgtgtgtttgtatctTATTGTTatggttattattatttaaattcctttGTGAGCCTGTCGAGCATTATTACCGGCTTCCCGACTGTCTTGACTAAAGTCGACATCCTGCCAACGTGCTTAGCATAAGATACGCAAATGCGTCAGGACCTCCTTCACTGCCCGCCCACTCGTTTCTAATCTCCCTCCCCCCTTGGCTTAGATTTTCCAAGAACCGAGATTTTCCCATCGGCCTGACACTGCGTTGGCAATTATCCGACAGGACCCggccaaattgaattgcaaGTGGCCGTCTTAAGTGCTCGTTATCATTTTCCAAACTGCGTCTGGCTAGTAAACTTTGGCTATTATGGCGGCCGTGGTAATTGCGGTGCAAAATCTGAAAATCAATGCAAATCAGGCTCGCAAAATGggcttatatatatattcgcaCACTAAAAGCATTTCGGATTTCTCATCATCATTTATTTGCACAATCgttgaatttgtttaaattagtttcGATTACGTATTTGCTAAGACTATACAATATTAAAGCTAGTCTAGGTCTacatgaattttattattattcggCAAAGGAGATACTAAGTCATTGGtttttatcagattttttttttatgaatattaACTGCTGAATTTAATGAGCATAAAGTTGATTTGAAAACTGCGAgaagttttataatttattatattaatttttatttatttgttcgtGTTCCATCatataattcaaaattatAAGTTAGTATCCCCTTTCCTGGACTTCAATTGAAATCTAAATCTCTTTGGTTTTCGTTTATGCTTGGCATACTAGATCGTAAGTATATACAGAACtcttaaaagtatttacacAGTATATTGGGTATTACATATTTTAGGGGCCAAggagcaataaaaataattcatttgtGAACACCTGAAaatgtctttttcttttgttgtttattattgttgcatTTGCTGTTAAATTGAGCTACTTGAGTTTTTTTTCGGGCGACTAAATAATGCTGGCGAACTTTTGAGCTGACTGAACTTTGAGCggcatttttaaaactttctGACAAGTTGACAGATTGTCCGGccttttttgtatatttagaCCCAAAGAACACCAGTTTCCGGGAAAGTGTGAGGCAAATCGAAAAGTTCGGAAAACCCAaatcagccaaagaaaaggaaaaccatTCATCAAGTTCGGCCGAGAAATGCGTCGTAAAGGATATTTAATTAAAGGCAGCTAAAGTTTAcgctaataaataaaacttcgGACAAAGGCCAGTAGAAAGTGAAACGATATTGGGTTTGGCAAAGTTTCGATGACTAATTTAGTGCGAAATTGAtacaaattcaattcattGAGCCAGGGAAATGATGGAAAAACGCCAGGAAAACCATATTAAACTCTCAGTCTAAGAAACTATTTTCTTCAGCCTGGTCGCAACTGAAACTAACTTTCTTAACAGCTATATCAACGAGTGAAGTTCTGGAGGAGTAGTAGAGAAATTGGGAAAGGAAACATTCAACGCTTATCACAAAGTAACGCAACGCTTGGAGCGCTTAGTTGATGCCTTCTGTACAAACTAGTACTTAGTAGTACAGACTAGCACTTAGTAGTACAAACTAGTACTAAGTAGCACAAACTAGTACTTAGTAGATACAACTACGGTCAAAATATAGCATTCTGCGGGGACTTAAGCctttttgaaattgtttacATCTAATTTAGAAAGCTACGTTCACCTTTTATAATAGAATTATTAATTAGCCAAAAAAAGTTTATATCCCTTtggtaataaattaaaaaaaaaaattattttgtaaaagtgtaattataattcatttttaaaagtaaagaagattaaattttaaattatttaaataaacgtAGTTATTTTTGTATCATAAATTAGAAAGATTGGAAATCATATCTCCATTAAAATCCAAATGTTACACTTAGCTAAATTCAACGAAATCCTTACTAGTATTTTGACCACAGCTGTTTGTTACACCCTATTTCCGtgtctatttatatttacatgaCTAGTGCACTAAGTCCACCCCTTCCCAGTGACCCATTCGAATCGTATTCACTTGGACACAGTCTCAGAATCCGGAGGAGACGTGTCCCAGTTTTTTGCTGTCCGGCAGGGTCCAGTCGTAACCAATTGAAGTATTGTTATTGGTGGTCGAGTTGGTGGTGGATGCGGATCTCTGCATTTCGCGGGCGGGAAAGTAGACCACTGGACCAGGCGATGGAGCTCTATTCCGCTTGATCTTGACCAGGCCGGGTGAGCCAGAGACCTGGGTAAGTCGCACATTGTTGAGCGAATTattgccaccgccaccaacGCATCCCCCGACTCCTGGTCCGCCGGTGGCCACCAGGTAAGTGGTGGTGCTCCGCTGGGTGCCGTGCCGTGAGAAGCGGCCGGAGGATCGGTGGTTCAGAGTTCCATCGCCGTTGTTCGATATGGAACTCTCGTAGTGGATGAGATCCGGTTGGTCACGACTCAGGCGGCGCTTGAAAAAAATGAGTAAAAAAATGCGCTTGAACTTTTCGCCAAAGATGATGTATATGAGAAAGTTGACGCTGCTATTGATGGTGATCAGTAGATTGGAGATCTTCGTTATCTTATGATCGATGGTGCTGTAGAAGGCCTCGGATATATTGAGCACCAGCGGCAGAAAGTTGAGCATAAAGAACACTATCACCACGCACAGCAGCATTGTGGCCAAGCCGATCTCCCGTTTTTCTGATCTGGATAACCTTTGGCGCTCCCTGTTAGCCCGCTTCACCTGCCTGTATATCAGGCAATTTAGTATGGCCAGGGTGAGAAAGGGTATAATATAGTTTACGATCAGGTAGCACCAGTGTATGTAGATGTTGATGTACGCCTCCGATCTTCTCAGTCTCGAAGGTCTCACGCAGTGAAGTATTACATCCTTGCCCGGTTCGGGATAGGTGATAGTCAGGACCTCCCAAAATCTGGGCATATTGTAGGCCAACGagaagcacacacacactatgAAGTATATTTTAGCTCTGCCATAAGTGCAGAGTGCCCTCGCCTTCAAGGGATGACAAACGGCCACATATCTCTCTAAGGTCACCGTAAATGTCATATATATACTAGCTGTCTGGGCTATCATGCCTATGGGGAATACCGCCGGCGATATAAACGGATATACGTAGTTATAGTAGCCGAAGAAGTGACCCGTGTAAGGATATATGCTGGGTATGCCAAACAGTAGTATCGACGTGATAATCAGCACCGTATCGCAGCGTGCCAAGCCAGTGAGTAAGTAGTTAATGCTGGATCTCATCTGCGGTCGGGAGAGGATTATCATGGAGATTATGTTGCCCAGGATACCGAGGACACCAACGATATTTATGAGCACTCCGCACACCCAGAACTCAATACGATTGTTCTCCAGCAGCGGATTGTACACATCCTCGCAGATTCGCGTCCAATTCGGTTCTGGATCCAGGCCCAAGTCGTCGTAGTGGGGATATTGCAGATCCGTTTGCACCTCCGTGTGATTGAGTACGATCTGCAGAGTGGATTGACTGTGGTTTTGCGGGAACAGATCGTAGCGCACCGTTGGTCCCTCGGTGGCCATCGCACTGGCCAGGAACTCATCGTCGCTGATGGGTCCACCGTAGTCGTAATCCGTGGGCGGTGGTGGCATCACACCCGGCGAGGGTAGCTCCAAGCGGAGCAGGAGCCGCGCAACCGCTGCACCACTCATCGCTGCCGGAGTCAAGTGACCCACTTTAGTGTCCTACTCGAATCCTGGGCATAGCATTGGGGCAGCCAACGTGCAACTTTCGCACGAACATCAATTCTGCGGCCACAGGTCGGGTACTTATTGTGGCACGGTTCACAGGACACGAGCACCTGATGACGATGTCCTTTGTCCTGGCTTCCACCCGGCGCCGTCGGCACTTTAAGCTGCAAAAtaggaaatgaaaaatggaaGGTCATTTTAAACAAGGTTGCTAGCTgagcactgaaaaaaatacTTAGGATGAGGTTATTTataagaaaaagaaatcctcaaaaattttatgaaatgtGAACTTAAATGAATACCATTTGTATCTATGTAATTTGCACCTGAGTTGTATCATTAAAGTATTATCGTATGGAATAAGGAATAATAAAAGAAGTAATTCTTCCATTATTAAGAATACTTTTTAACAGtaacaaaattatttgaaattatagTACCCATATTTTTAGTAACATTTGTTTCCAGTGTGTTTGTGAAAGGTAACTTAGGTTATATCGATTAACAACAAGAAGCCTTTCCTCTGTGCCCCCCAAACAAACTTATTTGCTTGGCTGTCGGAGGGGAACTAAGTAAGATATATGTATTCTTTCCGGAGACCCAAAACATTTTCTGTGCTCATTATAAATGCCTTTGGTGTCAATTGCTAGcctcttgctgctgctgtttaaAAGGAAGCCTAATTGATGCCTGCTTTTACAGGTAAATTTGTAACAATTAGTTCTATAATTAGAACAAGGTTATTACGTTTCATTTGATGATTTGCCCATTGGTTGTGCTCTTGGCTCCGTCTGGAGTTTAATTTTCTGAAAATTAACTACACAAAGTTGCAGAAGAATGAGCGCGGTAAGATCTCCTTTTGGAATATCTTATAACCATTTTCTAAAAGAAGATTCCAGTAAGTGAGAGAGGAATGTGAACATTTAAAGGGAAATTCAAATACACAGCCACGTTCAATgccaatatttttagtttggACTAAGTATTATCAGCTCTTGGATACTGCAAAACATATAACGTTTATTCACGCATTTATCGATCATATAAAAATTATCTGCTCATAAATACAATAAAGTTGTTGGTATCAGTGTGTCAGTTTTGATaccacatatacatatatttaaatgtaacaAACACAGGCCGTAATCTCCATTATAAGGGTCAACAAAAACCAGCAGCACATTAGTCTGAATTATTTTCGTGTCCCGAAAAGGATTGCCCCTAATTGCCATTGAAATTGGTTTCTGCTGAATACAGTGTGTCGTTTTCTATTGGCCATTATCCTTTAATGAAGGTCCTGTGTTTGTCACACTCTAATGATTTAATTCACTTTATTTGTTCTCGGCCCTTATCGAACTGGCTGGCAACAAGTGTGTCCACTAAATCATTTATGGGTTTCGGGCCGCACTAAATACGTCGTTGCCACGTGTAAATATCACGAATTCCCACACCGCCGCGCCCATTGAATGTCACATTTTTGACACATCAATCAAGCTTAAGTggccaaaaaccgaaatcgGAAATCACCCACACACCCGCGGAACcatttggccaacaaacaaaGGCACAGATACACCAAGAATGGGGCCAAAATGCTAGCGAAGACTGATAGCCCATCCAGTGGCCAAGCAAATCAGTCAAACCACACGCccatataatattgtatcTTTAACAGGGAACtgacaaaaaaacaaagttgATTCCATAAAATTGCATTGAATACATTGAACACTTATGATTTACATTTTAGATTCATTATAAGACAAATTCCAATTTTAAATAGATGCTATAAAACAGGAACCCTAGCA from Drosophila yakuba strain Tai18E2 chromosome 3L, Prin_Dyak_Tai18E2_2.1, whole genome shotgun sequence carries:
- the LOC6533451 gene encoding FMRFamide receptor; translated protein: MSGAAVARLLLRLELPSPGVMPPPPTDYDYGGPISDDEFLASAMATEGPTVRYDLFPQNHSQSTLQIVLNHTEVQTDLQYPHYDDLGLDPEPNWTRICEDVYNPLLENNRIEFWVCGVLINIVGVLGILGNIISMIILSRPQMRSSINYLLTGLARCDTVLIITSILLFGIPSIYPYTGHFFGYYNYVYPFISPAVFPIGMIAQTASIYMTFTVTLERYVAVCHPLKARALCTYGRAKIYFIVCVCFSLAYNMPRFWEVLTITYPEPGKDVILHCVRPSRLRRSEAYINIYIHWCYLIVNYIIPFLTLAILNCLIYRQVKRANRERQRLSRSEKREIGLATMLLCVVIVFFMLNFLPLVLNISEAFYSTIDHKITKISNLLITINSSVNFLIYIIFGEKFKRIFLLIFFKRRLSRDQPDLIHYESSISNNGDGTLNHRSSGRFSRHGTQRSTTTYLVATGGPGVGGCVGGGGNNSLNNVRLTQVSGSPGLVKIKRNRAPSPGPVVYFPAREMQRSASTTNSTTNNNTSIGYDWTLPDSKKLGHVSSGF
- the LOC6533450 gene encoding chronophin translates to MFKQTFTDLTKLPKQRVRQWLSSFETVICDADGVLWHFAKAIDGAVETFNYLSTSGRKTFIISNNSEISRQEMADKAKGFGIEIEEASVLTSSFSCANFLAVKKFQKKAFVMGEKGVHAELEKLGICSLKVSEKLEKTMHEFVTELELDPDVGAVIVGRDEGFNMAKLVRTGSYLLNPDIIFLGTCLDAAYPIGNNRVMVGAGATLAAMKAFTGRSPLVLGKPNPWMATTLMQSGAIKPETTLMVGDTLQTDIHFSANCGFQSLMVGSGVNTPKEVQQIIEEGDPKKKVLVPDTYLPSLGHLLEFLC